In Amycolatopsis endophytica, the following are encoded in one genomic region:
- a CDS encoding ATP-binding protein: MNRDDLVVTESSHVGRARVIAASAAARAGLPLDRVHRVSLAATELASNLLKHAGRGIFSVVRAPGGLDVLAVDTGPGIGRVEDSMRDGYSTVGTLGGGLGAVRRAADVFDVYSRRGQGTAVLARWHGDPVRLPGGVRIGSAILTAPGETECGDQWTAVSTNDTVTVAVSDGLGHGRLAARASDAAISTVASHTELRPARILELMQPSLASTRGATVAVAQMTPSEGRLRFCGVGNVSTRFYPEPGGPVQRIVSRHGIVGVAARPRPSDSAYEWSARSWLVLHSDGITDKWSTSDWPGLFHHDPATIAGWILGQRGRGRDDACVVVVTGGGR; this comes from the coding sequence GTGAACCGCGACGACCTCGTCGTCACCGAATCCAGCCACGTGGGACGCGCGCGGGTGATCGCCGCGTCGGCCGCGGCCCGCGCCGGGCTGCCGCTGGACCGGGTGCACCGGGTGTCGCTCGCCGCCACCGAACTGGCCTCCAACCTGCTCAAACACGCTGGTCGCGGAATTTTCAGCGTGGTGCGGGCACCGGGCGGGCTGGACGTACTGGCGGTCGACACCGGGCCCGGGATCGGCCGGGTCGAGGACAGCATGCGGGACGGCTACTCGACCGTCGGCACGCTCGGCGGTGGCCTCGGCGCGGTCCGCCGCGCGGCCGACGTGTTCGACGTCTACAGCAGGCGCGGCCAGGGCACCGCGGTGCTCGCGCGGTGGCACGGCGATCCGGTCCGGCTGCCCGGCGGGGTGCGGATCGGCAGCGCCATCCTCACCGCGCCGGGCGAGACCGAGTGCGGCGACCAGTGGACCGCGGTCTCCACGAACGACACCGTGACCGTCGCGGTGAGTGACGGGCTCGGCCACGGACGGTTGGCGGCCAGGGCCAGTGACGCGGCGATCTCCACCGTCGCTTCGCACACCGAGCTGCGCCCGGCTCGTATCCTGGAGCTGATGCAGCCGTCCCTCGCTTCCACCCGCGGCGCGACCGTGGCCGTCGCGCAGATGACGCCGTCGGAGGGGCGCCTGCGCTTCTGCGGCGTGGGCAACGTGTCCACCCGCTTCTATCCGGAGCCCGGCGGCCCCGTGCAGCGCATCGTGTCCCGCCACGGCATCGTCGGTGTCGCCGCGCGCCCGCGCCCGTCCGACTCCGCGTACGAGTGGTCCGCGCGCAGCTGGCTGGTCCTGCACAGCGACGGCATCACCGACAAGTGGAGCACTTCGGACTGGCCCGGTCTGTTCCACCACGATCCCGCCACGATCGCCGGGTGGATCCTGGGCCAGCGCGGCCGCGGACGGGACGACGCCTGCGTGGTCGTGGTCACGGGAGGCGGGCGATGA
- a CDS encoding anti-sigma regulatory factor yields MTRAPSSSTVAIHDEYDIVHVRHAAREAASTAGFSLVQQTKLVTAASELARNALVYGGGGQAEIATEDLTGNPTVRMTFTDKGPGIPDIDAAMADGFTTGSGLGLGLGGAKRLADHFRIESSPGHGTRVEISMSVRRIAGP; encoded by the coding sequence GTGACACGCGCGCCTTCGTCGAGCACGGTCGCCATCCACGACGAGTACGACATCGTGCACGTGCGGCACGCCGCCAGGGAGGCGGCCTCCACCGCGGGGTTCAGCCTCGTGCAGCAGACGAAGCTGGTCACCGCCGCCAGCGAACTCGCCCGCAACGCCCTGGTCTACGGCGGTGGCGGTCAGGCGGAGATCGCCACGGAGGACCTCACCGGCAATCCGACGGTCCGGATGACCTTCACCGACAAGGGCCCTGGCATCCCGGACATCGACGCGGCCATGGCGGACGGGTTCACCACCGGTTCCGGCCTCGGTCTCGGCCTCGGCGGCGCCAAGCGGCTCGCCGACCACTTCCGGATCGAGTCCAGCCCCGGCCACGGCACCAGGGTGGAGATCAGCATGTCCGTGCGGCGAATCGCCGGCCCGTGA
- a CDS encoding STAS domain-containing protein, with the protein MSAVPIVNLNGVLLVTIQEELLDRSVAEFEEELTEKVVETRARGVLIDVSVLDIIDSFLARTLHDIAAITSLMAARTVVVGMRPAVALTLVELGLTLPGLDTALSVEEGLSLLAPPPGPARTALR; encoded by the coding sequence ATGTCCGCCGTCCCCATCGTCAACCTGAACGGTGTCCTGCTGGTCACCATCCAGGAAGAGCTCCTCGACCGGTCGGTGGCCGAGTTCGAAGAGGAACTCACCGAAAAGGTCGTCGAGACCCGCGCCAGGGGCGTGCTCATCGACGTGTCCGTGCTGGACATCATCGACTCGTTCCTCGCCCGCACGCTGCACGACATCGCGGCCATCACGTCGCTGATGGCCGCGCGCACCGTGGTGGTCGGGATGCGTCCTGCGGTGGCGCTCACCCTCGTCGAACTCGGGCTGACACTGCCCGGACTGGACACCGCGCTCTCCGTCGAGGAGGGTCTTTCGCTTCTCGCCCCGCCTCCGGGGCCCGCGCGGACGGCGCTGCGGTGA
- a CDS encoding STAS domain-containing protein, which produces MTTTSDRQTTSAVSEFLDAQKETIVTQWADSPFFRSVAQDSDQAAGDSAEILRGLRKAITAGDADSPAAEGFEELRSLLTALASQLDGNEGVTPRTAVQVSELKQPLLRLWQETAEADLLTAGALLLSSAVDTLRLVLVEAALAAAKDTLAIQREQLTELSTPVIKLWDGVLAIPLIGTLDSMRSQVATESLLQAIMTQQAKVAILDITGVPTVDTMVAQHLLKTAMAARLMGAECVISGIRPQIANTMVQLGIDLGEVATRARLADALAYALNRLGLQVGAAAGPGVV; this is translated from the coding sequence ATGACGACAACCTCCGACCGCCAGACCACGTCCGCGGTGAGCGAATTCCTGGACGCTCAAAAGGAAACGATCGTGACGCAGTGGGCGGACTCACCGTTCTTCCGCTCGGTGGCCCAGGATTCCGATCAAGCGGCGGGCGACAGCGCCGAGATCCTGCGGGGGCTGCGCAAGGCGATCACGGCCGGGGACGCCGACAGTCCGGCCGCCGAGGGGTTCGAGGAGCTGCGTTCGCTGCTGACCGCGCTCGCCTCCCAGCTCGACGGCAACGAAGGCGTGACCCCGCGCACGGCGGTGCAGGTGAGCGAGCTCAAGCAGCCGCTGCTGCGCCTGTGGCAGGAGACGGCTGAGGCCGACCTGCTCACCGCGGGCGCCCTGCTGCTGTCCAGCGCCGTGGACACCCTCCGGCTCGTCCTCGTCGAAGCCGCGCTCGCCGCGGCCAAGGACACCCTCGCGATCCAGCGCGAGCAGCTGACCGAGCTGTCCACCCCGGTCATCAAGCTGTGGGACGGCGTGCTCGCGATCCCGCTGATCGGCACCCTGGACAGCATGCGCAGCCAGGTCGCCACCGAAAGCCTGCTGCAGGCGATCATGACCCAGCAGGCGAAGGTCGCGATCCTCGACATCACCGGCGTCCCGACGGTCGACACGATGGTGGCGCAGCACCTGCTCAAGACGGCGATGGCGGCCCGGCTGATGGGTGCCGAATGCGTCATCAGCGGTATCCGGCCGCAGATCGCGAACACCATGGTGCAGCTCGGCATCGACCTCGGCGAGGTCGCCACCCGCGCCCGGCTGGCCGACGCGCTCGCCTACGCCCTGAACCGCCTGGGCCTGCAGGTCGGCGCCGCGGCGGGGCCGGGCGTGGTCTGA
- a CDS encoding STAS domain-containing protein — MTTDEGATRSATASVVRTETGGDTGRVLLLGEIDHGAVDQLDQAVEKLLGSGVVHLVLDFEGLKFFDSACISALIRAKTHAEDKGGTVRLANVDRYARRILDITGLLGSFTIEGEESPSQKA, encoded by the coding sequence ATGACGACGGACGAAGGCGCGACCAGGTCTGCCACGGCTTCCGTGGTGCGCACGGAGACCGGTGGTGACACCGGACGGGTGCTGCTGCTCGGCGAGATCGACCACGGGGCTGTCGACCAGCTGGACCAGGCGGTGGAGAAGCTGCTCGGGTCGGGTGTGGTCCACCTGGTGCTCGACTTCGAGGGCCTCAAGTTCTTCGACTCGGCCTGCATCAGCGCGCTGATCAGGGCGAAAACGCACGCGGAGGACAAGGGCGGGACGGTCAGGCTGGCCAACGTGGACCGGTACGCGCGGCGGATCCTGGACATCACCGGTCTGCTCGGCTCGTTCACCATCGAGGGTGAGGAGTCACCCAGCCAGAAGGCGTGA
- a CDS encoding DUF6292 family protein yields MYLEYEDAQARGLRRYVRLVTEALGLRGNAYFVQLDPPPANAYLALERRLPRFRDRDAALIWSEDTGWSLVVESHCGEDLIVLSYLGSDVLPAPRVVARFAEDLCDGVSSGVLEPPVRDPADVRERLAAYAAPALAG; encoded by the coding sequence ATGTACCTGGAATACGAGGACGCACAGGCACGGGGATTGCGACGTTATGTGCGACTGGTGACCGAGGCGCTGGGATTGCGCGGCAACGCCTATTTCGTGCAGTTGGACCCACCACCGGCGAACGCCTATCTGGCTCTGGAACGGCGGTTGCCGCGGTTCCGCGACCGCGACGCCGCGCTCATCTGGAGCGAGGACACCGGCTGGTCGCTGGTCGTGGAGTCCCACTGCGGTGAGGACCTGATCGTCCTGTCCTATCTCGGCTCCGATGTGCTGCCCGCGCCGCGGGTGGTGGCGCGGTTCGCCGAGGACCTGTGTGACGGCGTCTCCAGCGGGGTTCTCGAACCGCCGGTCCGGGATCCGGCGGACGTGCGGGAGCGGCTGGCGGCCTACGCCGCGCCCGCGCTGGCGGGCTGA
- a CDS encoding STAS domain-containing protein — translation MSEEVFAVRHRVTPDAVVVTVTGGVDLCSAPALISELDQARGAARAPRPVVVDLSGVDFLGSAGLSVLVEAEQRCAEGGTPLRLVASSRVVLRALEAADLRQVFTVSESVDRALTQGEG, via the coding sequence TTGTCCGAGGAAGTTTTCGCGGTGCGTCACCGCGTGACGCCGGATGCGGTCGTGGTCACGGTGACCGGCGGTGTGGACCTGTGTTCCGCGCCGGCCCTGATCAGTGAGCTGGATCAGGCGCGGGGCGCGGCGCGGGCGCCGCGGCCGGTGGTCGTCGACCTGTCCGGCGTGGACTTCCTCGGCTCGGCCGGGCTGTCCGTGCTGGTGGAGGCCGAGCAGCGGTGCGCCGAAGGGGGCACGCCGTTGCGCCTGGTCGCCTCCAGCCGAGTGGTGCTGCGGGCGCTGGAGGCGGCAGATCTGCGGCAGGTGTTCACGGTGTCCGAATCGGTCGACCGCGCCCTGACCCAGGGTGAGGGTTGA
- a CDS encoding SpoIIE family protein phosphatase gives MARPARKSTVDTLGDMGAMIAGRDWSATPVGPVEDWPADLHAALRMALSSRFPMLVWWGPELTVFYNDAYRPAMGEKHPRYLGRPASECWAEAWAELGPLARHVMAGRGATYSEDQLLFLDRHNYLEETYWTFSCSPIGTEEGDVLGVLVAAQDTTVHVIRQRRLAVLNDLGEVSAAASVSQAGRSAITALSGHGGDLPFALAYLFDDGQASLAASYGVGPGERAAPAVLHRDAGQVWPLWDGETRVCSGLRARFGADFVEPVVVGTTAPDEAVVLPLIAAGRPEPAGALVLGVSAYQALDADYVAFLELVGGQVSSVITDALAYEGERRRSEALAELGRAKSEFFANVSHEFRTPLTLIAGPAEDALADETEPLPPGQRERLELVHRNARRLRRLVNDLLDFAKIEAGRLQPDAAPHDLAALTTEIAESFAPAVRRAGLRFEIDCPPLSRAVSVDPEMWEKIVLNLLSNGLKYTREGSVAIRLHDRDGRAELTVTDTGAGIAADELPRLFQRFHRVRDREGRSHEGAGIGLALVRELARLHDGAVSAESAEGSGSTFTVRLPLAAGPPPASAEHTLTAAPAYHDEALQWRVDGDAPEPPADEAAPTLLVVEDNTDLSRFIARLLRPLGRVLTARDGAEGLELARRHRPDLVLSDVMMPRLDGFGLLRALRAEPATKSVPILFLSARAGVEAAVSGLEAGADDYLPKPFSGVELLARVRANLALAALRRNESEFRRAMVESLREGVFVADGRGTIVEANEAFATITGYDAESLPMSWPYPWVDGDDVADHDLVSYVGDGREASLGIERPDGSGVWVALTVTRADGGWLVGTLRDVTVEKQVADREAVLAAFTAELAAATDVAEVLDAGVAALRSVLDATRVVAAIWPGLESEGLVAGASGAGSFDELDPELYERLDAARARAPGRIWPGTTGTELGTTLGDDDAVVWAERVNRPLEGEDSALFGMLAAQLAQALGRARSYDQARAVALTLQHAILGPTDLPGGFAVRYEPAVRPLEVGGDWYDVSRLPDGRIAVVVGDCVGRGLAAAAVMGQLRSACSALLRSYGDPARALDQLDGFARQIPGALCTTVFCAVVDPDAGVVTYSSAGHPSAVLSHDDGTDSLLDQALSVPLAVRRSADRPRATVPLRPGSVLLLYTDGLVERHGLPIDEAIENARATVREVPARRPAEITEHLLAKLLPASGHNDDVAVLVYVHPPGPLRLDLPAEPSSLVDMRRELRRWLAESNVPDEPAADVILAVDEACTNSIEHGYAGRPDGLLTLTAAVGEDGLEIVITDDGTWRTPPSDPGIRGRGVGLMRALMTEVEISPGDDGSRVRMTRSLADPAP, from the coding sequence ATGGCACGACCGGCACGCAAGTCCACTGTGGACACACTGGGGGACATGGGGGCGATGATCGCGGGCCGGGACTGGTCGGCGACCCCGGTGGGCCCGGTCGAGGACTGGCCCGCGGACCTGCACGCGGCGCTGCGGATGGCACTGTCGTCGCGGTTCCCCATGCTCGTGTGGTGGGGGCCGGAACTGACGGTGTTCTACAACGACGCCTACCGGCCCGCGATGGGCGAGAAGCACCCGCGTTACCTCGGCCGCCCGGCGTCGGAGTGCTGGGCGGAGGCGTGGGCCGAGCTGGGCCCGCTGGCACGGCACGTGATGGCGGGCAGGGGCGCCACCTACTCCGAGGACCAGCTGCTGTTCCTGGACCGCCACAACTACCTGGAGGAGACCTACTGGACCTTCTCCTGCAGCCCGATCGGCACCGAAGAGGGCGACGTACTGGGAGTCCTGGTCGCGGCGCAGGACACGACGGTGCACGTGATCCGGCAGCGGCGGCTCGCGGTCCTCAACGATCTCGGTGAGGTCTCCGCCGCCGCGTCGGTCTCCCAGGCGGGCCGGTCCGCGATCACCGCCCTGAGCGGGCACGGCGGGGACCTGCCGTTCGCGCTGGCGTACCTGTTCGACGACGGGCAGGCGTCCCTGGCCGCGTCCTACGGCGTCGGGCCGGGGGAACGGGCCGCGCCCGCGGTGCTCCACCGCGACGCCGGGCAGGTGTGGCCGTTGTGGGACGGCGAAACCCGGGTCTGCTCCGGACTGCGCGCGCGGTTCGGGGCGGACTTCGTCGAGCCGGTGGTGGTCGGGACCACGGCGCCGGACGAGGCCGTGGTGCTGCCGCTGATCGCCGCAGGGCGTCCCGAACCGGCCGGTGCGCTGGTGCTCGGGGTGTCGGCCTACCAGGCGCTCGACGCCGACTACGTGGCCTTCCTGGAGCTGGTCGGCGGTCAGGTGTCGAGCGTGATCACCGACGCGCTCGCCTACGAGGGCGAGCGGCGCCGGTCGGAGGCGCTGGCCGAACTGGGCCGCGCCAAGAGCGAGTTCTTCGCCAACGTCAGCCACGAGTTCCGTACCCCGCTCACCCTGATCGCCGGACCGGCCGAGGACGCGCTCGCCGATGAGACCGAGCCGCTGCCGCCGGGGCAGCGCGAGCGGCTGGAGCTGGTGCACCGCAACGCGCGGCGCCTGCGGCGCCTGGTCAACGACCTGCTCGACTTCGCCAAGATCGAGGCGGGGCGGCTGCAGCCGGACGCCGCGCCGCACGACCTCGCCGCGCTGACCACGGAGATCGCGGAGAGCTTCGCCCCGGCCGTGCGCCGCGCGGGACTGAGGTTCGAGATCGACTGTCCCCCGTTGTCCCGCGCGGTCAGCGTCGACCCGGAGATGTGGGAGAAGATCGTCCTCAACCTGCTGTCCAACGGGCTCAAGTACACCCGCGAGGGCAGCGTCGCGATCCGGCTGCACGACAGGGACGGACGCGCGGAACTGACCGTCACCGACACCGGCGCCGGTATCGCCGCCGACGAGCTGCCGCGGTTGTTCCAGCGGTTCCACCGCGTTCGCGACCGGGAGGGCCGGTCCCACGAGGGCGCCGGCATCGGGCTGGCGCTGGTGCGGGAACTGGCGCGGTTGCACGACGGTGCGGTTTCGGCCGAGTCGGCCGAGGGCTCCGGCAGCACCTTCACCGTGCGGTTGCCGCTGGCGGCCGGCCCGCCGCCCGCGTCGGCCGAGCACACGCTCACCGCGGCCCCGGCCTACCACGACGAGGCCCTGCAGTGGCGCGTCGACGGTGACGCACCGGAGCCGCCAGCGGACGAGGCGGCCCCGACACTGCTGGTGGTCGAGGACAACACCGACCTGAGCCGGTTCATCGCGCGGCTGCTGCGCCCGCTCGGGCGGGTGCTGACCGCGCGGGACGGTGCCGAGGGACTGGAGCTGGCGCGCCGCCACCGGCCGGACCTCGTGCTCTCCGACGTGATGATGCCGCGCCTGGACGGGTTCGGGCTGTTGCGGGCGCTGCGCGCGGAACCGGCCACGAAGTCCGTGCCGATCCTGTTTCTCTCGGCGCGGGCGGGGGTCGAGGCCGCGGTGTCCGGGCTGGAAGCAGGCGCCGACGACTACCTGCCGAAGCCGTTCTCCGGCGTGGAACTGCTGGCACGGGTGCGGGCCAACCTCGCGCTCGCCGCCCTGCGGCGCAACGAGTCGGAGTTCCGCAGGGCGATGGTCGAGTCGTTGCGGGAGGGCGTGTTCGTCGCGGACGGACGCGGCACGATCGTCGAGGCGAACGAGGCGTTCGCGACGATCACCGGGTACGACGCGGAAAGCCTGCCGATGTCCTGGCCGTACCCGTGGGTGGACGGCGACGACGTGGCGGACCACGACCTGGTGTCCTACGTCGGGGACGGCCGCGAGGCATCGCTCGGGATCGAGCGCCCGGACGGCAGCGGGGTGTGGGTCGCGCTGACGGTCACGAGGGCCGACGGCGGCTGGCTGGTCGGCACGCTGCGGGACGTGACGGTGGAGAAGCAGGTGGCCGACCGGGAGGCGGTGCTGGCCGCGTTCACCGCGGAGCTGGCGGCGGCCACCGACGTGGCCGAAGTGCTCGACGCCGGTGTCGCCGCGCTGCGGTCCGTCCTCGACGCGACCCGGGTGGTGGCAGCGATCTGGCCGGGCCTGGAGAGCGAGGGGCTGGTCGCGGGCGCTTCGGGGGCGGGGTCGTTCGACGAGCTCGACCCGGAACTGTACGAGCGGCTGGACGCGGCACGTGCGCGGGCGCCGGGCCGGATCTGGCCGGGCACCACCGGCACCGAGCTGGGCACCACGCTCGGCGACGACGACGCCGTGGTGTGGGCCGAACGCGTGAACCGGCCGCTGGAGGGCGAGGACAGCGCCCTGTTCGGGATGCTCGCCGCCCAGCTCGCGCAGGCGCTGGGCCGGGCGCGCAGTTACGACCAGGCACGCGCGGTCGCCCTGACGCTGCAGCACGCCATCCTCGGCCCGACCGATCTGCCCGGCGGGTTCGCCGTCCGGTACGAACCCGCGGTGCGCCCGCTGGAGGTCGGTGGCGACTGGTACGACGTGTCCCGCCTGCCGGACGGCCGGATCGCGGTGGTCGTCGGCGACTGCGTCGGGCGCGGTCTCGCGGCGGCGGCGGTGATGGGGCAGCTGCGCAGCGCGTGCAGCGCGCTGTTGCGCAGTTACGGCGACCCGGCGCGGGCGCTGGACCAGCTCGACGGGTTCGCCCGGCAGATCCCGGGAGCGTTGTGCACCACGGTGTTCTGCGCGGTGGTCGACCCCGACGCCGGTGTGGTGACCTACTCCAGCGCCGGGCACCCCTCGGCGGTGCTCAGCCACGACGACGGCACGGATTCGTTACTGGATCAGGCGTTGTCCGTGCCGCTGGCCGTGCGCCGGTCCGCGGACCGTCCACGCGCGACGGTGCCGCTGCGGCCGGGATCGGTGCTGCTGCTCTACACCGACGGCCTCGTCGAGCGTCACGGGCTGCCGATCGACGAGGCGATCGAGAACGCCCGCGCGACGGTGCGTGAGGTGCCCGCCCGCAGGCCCGCGGAGATCACCGAGCACCTGCTGGCCAAGCTGCTCCCGGCCAGTGGGCACAACGACGATGTCGCCGTGCTGGTCTACGTGCACCCGCCGGGGCCGCTGCGGCTGGATCTGCCCGCCGAACCGTCGAGCCTGGTGGACATGCGGCGGGAGTTGCGGCGGTGGCTGGCGGAGTCGAACGTGCCGGACGAGCCCGCCGCCGACGTGATCCTGGCCGTGGACGAAGCCTGCACGAACTCGATCGAGCACGGGTACGCGGGGCGGCCGGACGGGTTGCTGACCCTGACCGCGGCGGTCGGTGAGGACGGGTTGGAGATCGTCATCACCGACGACGGCACGTGGCGTACGCCGCCGTCCGACCCCGGCATCCGTGGCCGCGGGGTCGGGTTGATGCGGGCGTTGATGACCGAGGTGGAGATTTCGCCGGGGGACGACGGGAGCCGGGTGCGGATGACCCGGTCGTTGGCGGATCCGGCGCCGTAG
- a CDS encoding dihydrolipoamide acetyltransferase family protein, translating to MSDTFTLPDLGEGLTEAQLVRWLVAVGDTIAVDAPVAEVETAKAMVEVPSPYGGVVTELHGEPGGTVQVGEPLITVGRPAAATYAEEERAGSGNVLIGYGTSAQTNGRRRRRRPAGLRTVVLDRPRTQSPIVRKLARERGVDLTGITGTGTDGLITRTDVERATAPRPDGDDRTGLGIRERVPLRGMRKAIATTLSRSRREIPEATTWVDADATALVELRESLSGTGLLALVARFVVAGLARFPDLNARVDDDEIVQFDGVNLGIATQAERGLVVPVVRRADRLSARELDPEIRRVVSTARDGAAPEAPGTFTLNNYGVFGVDGSAAIINHPEVAILGMGRIVPKPWVVDGQIVPRRMTQLSLVFDHRVCDGGTAAGFLRFVADAVENPLSALADL from the coding sequence ATGAGCGACACGTTCACCCTCCCCGATCTCGGCGAAGGGCTCACCGAGGCCCAGCTGGTGCGCTGGCTGGTGGCGGTCGGCGACACGATCGCCGTCGACGCGCCGGTCGCCGAGGTCGAGACCGCGAAGGCGATGGTCGAGGTCCCCTCGCCCTACGGCGGTGTCGTCACCGAGCTGCACGGCGAACCCGGCGGCACCGTGCAGGTCGGCGAACCGTTGATCACCGTCGGCCGGCCCGCGGCCGCCACCTACGCCGAGGAGGAGCGGGCCGGTTCGGGCAACGTCCTCATCGGCTACGGGACCAGCGCTCAGACCAACGGGCGACGGCGCCGCCGCAGGCCGGCCGGACTCCGGACCGTGGTGCTGGACCGGCCACGCACGCAGTCGCCGATCGTCCGGAAGCTGGCCCGCGAACGTGGTGTGGACCTGACGGGGATCACCGGCACCGGCACGGACGGCCTCATCACCCGCACCGACGTGGAACGCGCCACGGCTCCGCGTCCGGACGGCGACGACCGCACCGGTCTCGGCATCCGGGAACGCGTCCCGCTGCGGGGCATGCGCAAGGCGATCGCGACCACGTTGAGCCGGAGCCGCCGCGAAATCCCCGAGGCGACCACCTGGGTCGACGCCGACGCCACCGCGCTGGTGGAACTGCGCGAGTCCCTGTCGGGGACGGGTCTGCTCGCGCTGGTGGCCCGGTTCGTGGTCGCCGGGCTGGCGCGGTTCCCGGACCTGAACGCGCGGGTGGACGACGACGAGATCGTCCAGTTCGACGGAGTCAACCTCGGTATCGCGACCCAGGCGGAGCGCGGCCTGGTCGTGCCCGTGGTGCGGCGGGCCGACCGGTTGAGCGCCCGCGAACTGGACCCCGAGATCCGGCGGGTCGTGTCCACGGCTCGCGACGGCGCCGCCCCCGAAGCGCCAGGGACGTTCACGCTCAACAACTACGGCGTGTTCGGCGTCGACGGCAGCGCGGCGATCATCAACCACCCCGAGGTCGCCATCCTCGGCATGGGCCGGATCGTGCCGAAACCGTGGGTGGTGGACGGGCAGATCGTGCCGCGCCGGATGACGCAGTTGTCGCTCGTGTTCGACCACCGGGTGTGCGACGGCGGCACGGCGGCGGGTTTTCTCCGGTTCGTCGCGGACGCGGTGGAAAACCCGCTGTCCGCACTCGCCGATCTCTAG
- a CDS encoding alpha-ketoacid dehydrogenase subunit beta yields MTATKLTMAQALNTALRDAMTEDPSVVVFGEDVGPLGGVFRVTDGLTETFGEQRCFDTPLAESGIVGLAIGMAMNGFRPVVEMQFDAFAYPAFEQITSHLAKMGNRTRGRVRLPVVVRVPYAGGIGGVEHHCDSSETYYAHTPGLTVVAPATNEDAYGLLRAAIAYPDPVIFLEPKKHYFTREEVDVDRAVPPIGRAVVRRPGRDATLIAYGPSVPVALAAAEQAAAEGRDLAVVDVRSIVPFDDDTVARAVAATGRAVVVAEAQGFASVAAEIAARVSEQCFPYLEAPVRRVGGFDIPYPPPKLERHHLPSVDRILDTVDELNWDRA; encoded by the coding sequence ATGACCGCGACCAAGCTGACCATGGCGCAGGCCCTCAACACCGCCCTGCGCGACGCCATGACCGAGGACCCGTCCGTCGTCGTGTTCGGCGAGGACGTCGGCCCGCTCGGCGGCGTCTTCCGGGTGACCGACGGGCTCACCGAGACCTTCGGCGAGCAGCGCTGCTTCGACACGCCGCTGGCCGAGTCCGGCATCGTCGGACTGGCGATCGGGATGGCGATGAACGGCTTCCGGCCCGTGGTCGAAATGCAGTTCGACGCCTTCGCCTACCCCGCGTTCGAGCAGATCACCAGTCACCTGGCGAAGATGGGCAACCGCACCCGCGGCCGCGTGCGGCTGCCGGTGGTCGTGCGCGTCCCCTACGCCGGCGGCATCGGCGGTGTCGAGCACCACTGCGACTCCTCCGAGACCTACTACGCGCACACCCCGGGCCTGACCGTCGTCGCCCCGGCGACCAACGAGGACGCCTACGGTCTGCTCCGCGCGGCCATCGCCTACCCGGATCCGGTGATCTTCCTCGAACCGAAGAAGCACTACTTCACCCGTGAGGAGGTCGACGTCGACCGCGCCGTTCCCCCGATCGGACGAGCGGTGGTACGCCGTCCCGGCCGGGACGCGACCCTCATCGCCTACGGCCCGTCCGTGCCGGTCGCGCTCGCCGCCGCCGAGCAGGCCGCCGCGGAGGGCCGGGACCTCGCGGTCGTCGACGTCCGCTCGATCGTCCCGTTCGACGACGACACCGTCGCGCGGGCCGTCGCCGCGACAGGGCGCGCCGTCGTCGTGGCCGAGGCGCAGGGCTTCGCCTCCGTCGCGGCCGAGATCGCCGCACGGGTCAGCGAGCAGTGCTTCCCCTATCTGGAGGCGCCGGTCCGCCGGGTCGGCGGCTTCGACATCCCTTACCCGCCACCGAAACTCGAACGCCACCACCTGCCCTCGGTGGACCGGATCCTGGACACCGTCGACGAGCTGAACTGGGACCGCGCATGA